In a single window of the Melioribacteraceae bacterium genome:
- a CDS encoding GreA/GreB family elongation factor, translating to MKRFEWLVSNSDKFDEEYKCHLSNLGNELKNAIVIEQTAIPSDVITMRSRFKIRNIDTNEVQTYTLAFPFDAIEEKNIISILSSFGTAVIGCKIGSIFDVNTSSGKQKMRIEEIIYQPESAGHYYI from the coding sequence ATGAAAAGATTTGAATGGCTAGTTTCAAATTCCGACAAGTTCGATGAAGAGTATAAATGTCATCTCTCTAATTTGGGTAATGAATTGAAAAATGCTATTGTTATTGAGCAGACTGCCATTCCCTCAGATGTGATAACAATGCGATCAAGATTTAAAATTAGAAACATTGATACAAATGAGGTTCAAACTTACACACTAGCATTTCCATTCGATGCAATAGAAGAAAAAAATATTATTTCCATACTATCATCATTCGGAACAGCGGTAATTGGATGCAAAATAGGCAGCATTTTTGATGTGAATACTTCATCCGGTAAACAAAAGATGAGGATTGAGGAAATCATTTATCAGCCTGAATCAGCGGGACATTACTATATATAG
- a CDS encoding DUF2911 domain-containing protein, whose product MKNIFRTAMLFVVAFIFISEAQAQQPKKPRASLNASVSQTIGIDTEISINYSRPGVKGRKIWGDIVPFGYSPGNKYSNEKPFPWRGGANENTTISFSKDVLVEGNKVPAGKYSLHFIPSENDWVVIINKNNTLWGSYLVNPDEDALRVTVKTSKAHFQEWLLYGFDNLSATSATAFLHWEELKVPFNISVVE is encoded by the coding sequence ATGAAAAATATATTTAGAACAGCAATGCTTTTTGTTGTGGCTTTCATTTTCATTTCCGAAGCACAAGCACAGCAACCCAAAAAGCCTCGCGCAAGTTTAAACGCATCAGTCTCTCAAACTATTGGAATTGATACGGAAATATCTATTAATTATAGCCGTCCCGGAGTTAAAGGAAGAAAAATTTGGGGTGATATTGTTCCATTTGGATATTCTCCGGGCAATAAATACTCCAATGAAAAGCCGTTTCCATGGAGAGGTGGTGCAAACGAAAACACTACTATCAGCTTTAGTAAAGATGTACTTGTAGAAGGAAATAAAGTACCTGCAGGTAAATATTCACTTCATTTCATTCCGTCAGAAAACGATTGGGTTGTAATAATAAATAAGAACAATACTCTTTGGGGAAGCTATTTAGTAAATCCGGATGAAGATGCATTAAGAGTTACTGTTAAAACGTCAAAAGCACATTTTCAAGAGTGGTTATTGTATGGGTTTGATAATCTTTCGGCAACCTCTGCAACCGCTTTTCTTCATTGGGAAGAGTTAAAAGTTCCATTCAATATTTCGGTAGTAGAATAA
- a CDS encoding sodium:solute symporter has product MKGSVLDYSIIGLYLIGIAIFGIISGGKQKNVKDYFLGSKNVPWWAVCFSIVAAETSTLTFISIPGLAYISNLNFLQVTIGYLIGRIIVAFVFLPAYAKGELKTAYNYLEIRFGGKTRSFASVVFLFTRIAADGVRLFATAIPLKLMIDISYPQAIILVAVVALIYTYTGGVKGIIWVDVVQMVTYLGGAIIAAIFLLNLIPGGWNSVVDTANLSGKFSIINFGFENGISGFFNQPYTLIGGLLGGAFLSMASHGTDQLIVQRLLTVKDLKSGQKAIIGSGIIVIIQFALFMLVGIMLYTYYGVLEVKSDTIFPMFIIEVMPSGIFGIIIAGLFAASLSTVAGSISSLSSSTMMDLFLPLFRKELDEVSKLKISRIFSVMWTLLLIFTALFFLNTSQTVVELALSIASFTYGGLLGTFLLGILVKRARQEDALAGFVAGIFIMITVISLKFVAWTWFTFIGVCATLLIGGFLSLLSKSENNT; this is encoded by the coding sequence ATGAAAGGCTCCGTGCTAGATTATTCAATTATTGGCTTATATCTAATTGGTATCGCGATCTTTGGGATTATTTCGGGAGGGAAGCAAAAAAATGTTAAAGATTATTTTTTAGGTTCAAAAAATGTTCCCTGGTGGGCTGTATGTTTTTCTATTGTTGCCGCAGAAACAAGTACACTCACTTTTATTTCTATTCCTGGATTAGCCTACATCTCAAACTTAAATTTTTTACAAGTTACAATTGGTTATCTCATTGGAAGAATTATTGTAGCTTTTGTTTTTTTACCCGCATATGCTAAAGGTGAATTAAAAACAGCATATAATTATTTGGAGATAAGATTCGGCGGAAAAACCAGGTCATTTGCATCGGTAGTATTTTTATTTACACGAATTGCCGCTGATGGTGTTCGGTTATTCGCTACAGCCATCCCGTTAAAATTAATGATTGACATAAGCTATCCACAAGCAATAATCCTTGTTGCAGTTGTAGCGCTTATTTATACATACACAGGAGGAGTTAAAGGAATAATTTGGGTTGATGTTGTTCAAATGGTAACATATTTAGGTGGCGCAATTATAGCGGCAATATTCCTCTTGAATTTAATTCCCGGTGGCTGGAACTCAGTAGTTGATACAGCTAATTTGAGTGGCAAATTTTCAATAATTAATTTTGGTTTTGAGAATGGTATCTCAGGATTTTTCAATCAACCATACACATTAATTGGTGGATTACTGGGCGGTGCATTCCTATCGATGGCATCACATGGTACTGACCAGTTAATTGTTCAACGATTATTAACGGTTAAAGATTTGAAATCAGGACAGAAAGCGATAATTGGAAGTGGCATAATTGTAATTATTCAGTTTGCGCTATTTATGCTGGTTGGAATAATGCTTTATACTTATTATGGTGTGCTTGAAGTTAAATCAGATACAATTTTCCCAATGTTCATAATTGAGGTAATGCCCAGTGGAATATTTGGAATAATTATCGCGGGATTATTTGCGGCTTCATTATCTACCGTAGCAGGTTCAATTAGTTCACTCTCATCTTCAACTATGATGGATCTATTTTTGCCATTATTTAGGAAAGAGTTAGATGAAGTGTCGAAATTGAAGATTAGCAGAATATTTAGTGTGATGTGGACATTGCTATTGATATTTACAGCGCTTTTCTTCTTGAATACTTCGCAGACAGTTGTTGAATTAGCCCTGAGCATCGCTTCATTTACATATGGAGGATTGCTGGGAACATTTTTACTTGGAATATTAGTAAAACGGGCTCGACAAGAGGATGCGCTTGCAGGATTTGTGGCCGGCATTTTTATCATGATTACAGTGATTTCTCTAAAGTTTGTCGCGTGGACTTGGTTTACTTTCATTGGCGTTTGTGCTACACTTTTAATTGGTGGATTCCTTAGTTTACTATCGAAATCCGAAAATAATACTTAG
- a CDS encoding PIG-L family deacetylase, with product MCKFTIRLFFLLFVLYSSTCSVLSSNLPRTLNSSEIKLALEKLNVLGSVLYIAAHPDDENTGLLAYLSKGKKYRTAYLSLTRGDGGQNLIGSEKGSEIGIIRTQELLQARSIDGAEQHFTRAIDFGFSKSPEESLDIWGKENILADIVWVIRFFKPDIIITRFPVGSSGGHGHHTASALLAKDAFTAAADPNMFTEQLKYVEPWQTKRIFWNSWRPSAEEVGKLLKLDTGEYNFLLGKSYTEIAAQSRSMHKSQGFGVTATRAPRLEYFQLVAGEEAKDDIMSGVNTSWQRIQNGKSIEERINSIIDTYDFQDPSKSLNKLIELYSIFNKLESNYWIEIKKNEILQIIQSCAGLWMESIASDYSAAPGDELNIKTTLVNRSSNNFQIEKIEFPTIPSSSVISSKLEDNQPFILESKIRIPESYPISQPYWLVEDASKGLFKVTDQILIGSAENNFTLPVKIFISSYGEILEYTIPLLFRWNDRVDGELFRPFEVRPPVVANLTEKVAVFPDDGVKEIKVKIKNITPNAAGEIHLHTSDNWVITPSTIPFSLKNKYDEKTISFRILPPKNKSTSKLFVEIDINGKVYSKSLTEIIHPHITTQVYFPESTIDLVKLDIKKTNGSIGYIMGSGDDVPDCLRGLGYDIILLDDDQLEQADLSTFDAIISGIRAYNTRERLRYIQPRLMEYVQNGGTYIVQYNVSFGLQADNLGPHPFKIGNSRITVEEAPLRFINKEHQIFNYPNKILEVDFENWVQERGLYFAEQWDEKYETILGGNDPNEKELLGSTLYIKYGKGVFIYTGLSWFRQLPAGVPGAYRIFVNMISAGMLNGR from the coding sequence ATGTGTAAATTTACAATAAGATTGTTCTTTCTTTTATTCGTACTGTATTCTTCTACATGTTCGGTGTTGAGCTCCAATCTACCCCGTACACTAAATTCTTCCGAGATAAAACTGGCTTTAGAAAAATTAAATGTGCTTGGAAGTGTTCTTTACATAGCGGCTCATCCAGACGACGAGAATACTGGTCTGCTTGCATATCTTTCAAAAGGTAAAAAATATAGAACGGCTTATCTATCATTAACAAGGGGAGATGGTGGACAAAACTTAATTGGCTCAGAAAAAGGAAGCGAGATTGGTATAATCCGCACCCAGGAATTATTGCAGGCAAGAAGTATTGATGGAGCTGAACAACATTTCACCCGCGCTATTGATTTTGGATTTTCTAAATCACCGGAAGAATCACTCGACATTTGGGGTAAAGAAAATATTCTAGCCGATATTGTTTGGGTAATTCGATTTTTTAAGCCCGACATAATTATTACTCGATTTCCGGTTGGAAGCAGTGGAGGACATGGACATCATACTGCTTCTGCTTTATTGGCTAAAGATGCTTTTACGGCCGCGGCTGATCCCAATATGTTTACCGAACAATTAAAATATGTTGAACCGTGGCAGACAAAAAGAATATTCTGGAATAGCTGGCGCCCAAGTGCTGAAGAAGTTGGTAAATTATTAAAATTAGATACCGGTGAATATAATTTTCTTCTTGGTAAATCTTACACAGAAATTGCCGCTCAAAGTAGATCGATGCATAAGAGCCAAGGATTCGGTGTAACTGCAACCCGAGCACCGCGACTAGAGTATTTTCAGTTGGTTGCCGGCGAAGAAGCAAAAGATGATATAATGAGCGGGGTTAATACTTCCTGGCAAAGAATTCAAAACGGTAAATCGATTGAAGAAAGAATTAATTCTATAATTGATACTTATGATTTTCAAGATCCATCAAAATCTTTAAATAAACTAATAGAACTCTACTCCATATTCAACAAACTTGAAAGTAATTATTGGATAGAAATAAAAAAGAATGAGATTCTACAGATAATTCAATCGTGCGCTGGATTGTGGATGGAATCTATTGCATCAGATTATTCAGCCGCACCCGGTGATGAATTAAATATTAAAACTACACTTGTGAACAGATCCTCAAACAATTTCCAAATAGAAAAAATTGAATTTCCAACAATTCCATCTAGCTCAGTCATTAGCAGCAAACTTGAAGATAATCAACCATTCATACTTGAAAGTAAAATTCGAATTCCAGAATCCTATCCCATCTCTCAACCTTATTGGCTTGTTGAAGATGCATCAAAAGGATTATTTAAAGTTACAGATCAAATACTGATTGGTAGTGCGGAGAATAATTTTACTCTACCAGTTAAAATTTTTATCAGCAGTTATGGTGAAATATTAGAATATACAATTCCCCTTCTATTTAGATGGAACGACAGAGTTGACGGAGAACTTTTCCGCCCATTTGAAGTCCGCCCACCTGTAGTGGCGAATCTAACTGAAAAGGTAGCGGTATTTCCTGATGATGGTGTTAAAGAGATTAAGGTTAAGATAAAAAACATAACTCCAAACGCGGCGGGTGAAATACATCTGCACACTAGTGATAATTGGGTAATAACTCCCTCAACAATTCCCTTCTCATTAAAAAATAAATATGATGAGAAAACTATTTCGTTCCGAATATTACCGCCAAAAAATAAATCTACCTCAAAACTTTTTGTTGAGATAGATATTAATGGGAAGGTTTATAGCAAATCATTGACAGAAATCATTCATCCACACATTACCACGCAAGTATATTTTCCCGAAAGTACAATTGATCTTGTGAAACTAGATATCAAAAAAACTAATGGAAGTATTGGCTATATTATGGGATCGGGAGACGATGTTCCTGATTGCCTTCGCGGTTTAGGTTATGATATTATATTATTGGATGATGATCAACTGGAACAGGCTGATCTATCAACATTCGATGCAATTATATCTGGAATTAGAGCCTACAATACTCGTGAGAGACTACGATACATTCAGCCCCGTTTAATGGAGTATGTGCAAAATGGGGGCACTTATATAGTTCAGTATAATGTCTCATTCGGTTTGCAAGCAGATAATTTAGGCCCTCACCCATTCAAAATTGGTAATAGCCGCATAACAGTTGAAGAAGCACCATTGCGGTTTATCAATAAGGAACATCAAATATTTAACTATCCCAATAAAATTTTAGAAGTAGATTTCGAGAACTGGGTTCAGGAGAGAGGTTTATATTTTGCTGAACAATGGGATGAAAAATATGAAACAATTCTTGGCGGCAACGATCCAAACGAAAAAGAATTATTGGGAAGCACATTGTATATAAAATATGGAAAAGGTGTTTTTATCTACACTGGACTATCATGGTTTCGTCAGTTGCCGGCAGGTGTTCCAGGCGCTTACAGAATTTTTGTAAATATGATTTCAGCTGGGATGCTAAATGGAAGATAG
- a CDS encoding sodium:solute symporter translates to MALLDWVVLCGFLAFVVIYGMWKTRGQKNINDYLLANKSTPWYVVTLSIMATQASAITFLSTPGQAYVDGMRFLQFYLGLPIAMIILSVTAVPLFHKLKVFTAYEFLEQRFDLKNRVLGSVLFLIQRGLAAGFTILAPALIVSILLGWDVQITVLIIGLLVVLYTASGGTEAVNKTHLLQMLIITIGMVTAFILIIYSLPADISFLDATKIAGKMGKLNVITFEFDWADRYNFWTGLIGGTFLALSYFGTDQSQVQRYLGGKSIAQSRIGLLANGVVKIPMQFGILFLGAMVFVFYQFSTPPLFFNSVEVSNVKKSIYAGEYELLQKEFEQVHDEKQIKIREMLTADKVGDKVKYNSAVQSVHSSKKEELGIRNEVGTLIKKANPKADTNDTNYIFLSFVVNILPVGLVGLILAAIFSASMSSTSAELNALASTTVVDIYKRMIKPSASDKHYLIVSKFATIFWGIYAISFALFANRLGSLIEAVNILGSIFYGTILGIFLIAFYLKKIGGQATFYSALIAELVVIACYLFTDIPYLWYNVIGCLLLIALAYLINPFFTKTNHSYSQTNDK, encoded by the coding sequence ATGGCATTGCTTGATTGGGTTGTTCTCTGTGGATTTTTGGCATTCGTGGTTATTTATGGAATGTGGAAAACCAGAGGGCAAAAAAATATTAATGATTATCTCCTAGCGAATAAATCAACGCCCTGGTATGTGGTAACACTTTCAATTATGGCAACCCAAGCAAGCGCGATCACATTTCTATCCACTCCCGGGCAAGCGTACGTTGACGGGATGCGCTTTCTCCAGTTTTATCTTGGTCTTCCAATTGCTATGATCATCTTATCAGTAACTGCAGTCCCTCTATTTCACAAATTAAAAGTTTTTACCGCATATGAATTTCTTGAACAAAGATTTGATTTAAAAAATAGAGTATTGGGAAGTGTTTTATTTCTGATTCAGCGTGGACTCGCGGCCGGATTTACAATTCTTGCCCCAGCTTTAATTGTTAGCATTTTACTTGGGTGGGATGTTCAAATTACCGTACTAATAATTGGGTTGTTAGTTGTTCTTTATACAGCATCCGGAGGTACCGAGGCAGTCAACAAAACTCATCTATTGCAAATGTTAATAATTACTATTGGCATGGTTACCGCGTTTATATTAATAATTTATTCTCTTCCAGCAGATATTTCATTTTTAGACGCGACAAAAATTGCGGGTAAAATGGGAAAGCTGAATGTAATTACCTTTGAGTTTGATTGGGCTGATAGATATAATTTTTGGACCGGATTAATAGGGGGAACATTTTTAGCATTATCATATTTTGGAACAGATCAATCACAAGTACAAAGATATCTTGGCGGTAAATCAATTGCACAAAGCCGGATAGGATTATTAGCGAATGGTGTGGTTAAAATACCGATGCAATTTGGAATCTTATTTCTTGGTGCTATGGTATTCGTGTTTTATCAATTTTCAACTCCTCCCCTCTTCTTTAATTCTGTTGAAGTAAGTAATGTTAAGAAAAGTATATATGCTGGTGAATATGAACTACTCCAAAAAGAATTTGAGCAGGTCCATGATGAAAAACAGATAAAGATTCGAGAGATGCTCACCGCGGATAAAGTCGGGGATAAAGTAAAATATAACTCCGCGGTTCAATCCGTACACAGCAGCAAAAAAGAAGAACTGGGAATAAGAAATGAAGTTGGTACTTTAATTAAAAAAGCTAATCCAAAAGCGGATACCAACGATACGAACTACATATTCTTAAGTTTTGTCGTAAATATTTTACCGGTTGGATTAGTCGGCTTAATTTTAGCCGCAATTTTTTCTGCTTCAATGTCATCAACATCCGCAGAACTGAACGCACTTGCATCAACTACGGTTGTAGATATTTATAAAAGAATGATTAAACCTTCAGCATCAGATAAACATTATTTAATTGTTTCAAAATTTGCAACTATTTTTTGGGGAATTTACGCAATCTCATTCGCGCTTTTTGCAAATAGACTTGGATCATTGATCGAGGCTGTGAATATTTTAGGTTCAATATTCTATGGAACAATACTGGGAATATTTTTGATTGCGTTTTATCTTAAAAAGATTGGCGGACAAGCAACATTTTATTCTGCACTTATTGCTGAACTTGTTGTGATTGCATGCTATTTATTTACAGACATA